A window of the Miscanthus floridulus cultivar M001 chromosome 14, ASM1932011v1, whole genome shotgun sequence genome harbors these coding sequences:
- the LOC136502844 gene encoding uncharacterized protein, translated as MHGEAEWLRSSLKAAEVALSAAHRERVAAQAQLAALREQLVAERRNAGRHLVDAVTSRRERRVLEDRQLMLQGLINQRNEDLVTLYGAIGVACNAVSRAEEHGNPTEVKERLRAMPVRVTRVVSHGVRVGTTRALAVAQLRFGDAVDLRQADRGFPPQSSRTTIESLVADFGAAGHAILAAVDVERILLSALDEE; from the exons ATGCACGGGGAAGCGGAGTGGCTGCGGTCTTCCTTGAAGGCTGCGGAGGTGGCGCTGTCCGCGGCTCACCGAGAGAGGGTTGCGGCGCAGGCACAGCTTGCCG CCCTCCGAGAACAGCTGGTTGCGGAGCGCCGGAATGCGGGGCGCCATCTTGTCGACGCGGTGACTTCCAGGCGTGAGCGCCGCGTTCTCGAGGACAGACAGCTCATGCTGCAGGGTCTCATCAATCAGCGGAATGAAGACCTTGTAACCCTCTATGGGGCGATAGGCGTTGCTTGCAACGCGGTGTCCCGTGCGGAGGAGCACGGTAATCCGACGGAAGTCAAGGAGCGCCTCCGCGCAATGCCTGTGCGTGTCACGCGCGTGGTCTCACATGGCGTTCGGGTGGGGACCACCAGAGCTCTGGCTGTCGCCCAGCTCCGGTTCGGGGATGCGGTGGACTTGCGTCAAGCGGACCGGGGATTCCCGCCACAATCGTCCCGGACGACAATTGAGTCATTGGTAGCTGACTTCGGTGCCGCTGGTCACGCAATCCTTGCTGCAGTGGATGTGGAGCGGATCCTCCTTTCTGCTCTTGATGAAGAGTAG